A genomic region of Cannabis sativa cultivar Pink pepper isolate KNU-18-1 chromosome 1, ASM2916894v1, whole genome shotgun sequence contains the following coding sequences:
- the LOC115706973 gene encoding protein indeterminate-domain 7: protein MMLFQQQEERVVAVMDENNMSNLTSAASGDQTSVSSSGNRAEIGTNNGFSHQYFASPPPHQSQPPPKKKRNLPGNPDPDAEVIALSPKTLMATNRFICEICNKGFQRDQNLQLHRRGHNLPWKLKQRTSKEVKKKVYVCPEASCVHHEPSRALGDLTGIKKHFCRKHGEKKWKCDKCSKRYAVQSDWKAHSKTCGTREYRCDCGTLFSRRDSFITHRAFCDALAEESARAINGGPVLPGSVGTNPLGSSSSAILSHLNLQTQLLNNHNHHHNLHHQDLVHSFSLKKEQQNFTTTATTAATPSGNNNNLIRQDHNLPPWLACSPTQIDLTNSSSSIFSPRSLDQENLNLLNSPNPNPSSLVPNLPPHHYQPQPSAHMSATALLQKAAQIGATMSNNNNNNNSTNNKNNNDTVAAGSATSPVMMMRTHQDSGANNFGLNLSSRDHQDQTVLTTGHGFGNNNNDKSSGSNSTITTTSLLQEYMMSSLSSTTTGTTTTGGISTSSTSSTTPGFRDHHHHNHDPFNGVILNSDPKKDGQDPSHLGKTNSTAAAESGGGVGGNGNHNGEGLTRDFLGLRPLSHTEMLNMAALGNTINMSHNPHHHHQQQQQNNQPQKPW, encoded by the exons ATGATGCTATTCCAACAACAAGAAGAAAGAGTAGTAGCAGTAATGGATGAGAACAATATGTCTAATTTGACCTCAGCAGCATCTGGTGATCAAACAAGTGTTAGTTCTTCAGGTAACAGAGCTGAAATTGGTACCAATAATGGCTTTTCACACCAATATTTTGCCTCACCACCACCTCATCAATCTCAACCACCGCCCAAAAAGAAGAGAAACCTTCCAGGAAACCCAG ACCCTGATGCAGAAGTGATTGCCTTGTCTCCCAAGACTCTTATGGCAACAAATAGATTCATATGTGAGATCTGCAACAAAGGGTTTCAAAGAGACCAAAATCTTCAACTTCACAGAAGAGGACACAATTTGCCATGGAAGCTTAAGCAAAGGACAAGCAAAGAGGTGAAGAAGAAGGTTTATGTGTGCCCAGAAGCGAGTTGTGTCCACCATGAGCCGTCGAGGGCTCTTGGCGACTTGACTGGTATTAAGAAGCATTTTTGTAGAAAACATGGTGAGAAGAAGTGGAAATGTGACAAGTGCTCAAAGCGTTATGCTGTTCAATCCGATTGGAAAGCTCATTCAAAGACCTGTGGCACCAGGGAGTACAGATGTGACTGTGGAACCCTTTTCTCAag gaGAGACAGTTTCATCACCCATAGAGCCTTTTGTGACGCTTTAGCAGAGGAGAGTGCAAGAGCTATAAATGGAGGACCAGTACTACCAGGATCAGTCGGAACAAACCCACTTGGCTCTTCTTCTTCAGCAATCTTATCTCATCTAAATCTCCAAACCCAATTGTTAAATAACCATAATCATCATCATAATCTTCATCACCAAGACTTAGTCCATTCCTTCTCCCTCAAAAAAGAGCAACAAAATTTCACTACTACTGCAACCACAGCTGCTACTCCCAGTGGTAATAATAACAATCTCATAAGGCAAGATCACAACCTTCCACCATGGCTAGCTTGTAGCCCAACCCAAATAGATCTCACAAATTCCTCATCTTCAATCTTCTCACCAAGATCATTAGACCAAGAAAATTTAAACCTCCTCAATTCcccaaaccctaaccctagCAGCCTCGTCCCAAATCTTCCACCTCATCACTACCAACCGCAGCCCTCGGCTCACATGTCTGCCACGGCATTGCTTCAGAAAGCAGCTCAAATTGGCGCAACCAtgagcaacaacaacaacaacaacaacagtactaataataagaataataatgatACGGTGGCTGCTGGCTCAGCTACCTCGCCGGTAATGATGATGAGGACCCACCAAGATTCTGGAGCCAATAACTTTGGGCTCAACCTGTCATCACGTGATCATCAAGATCAGACGGTTCTAACAACAGGTCATGGGTTtgggaataataataatgataaaagtAGTGGTAGTAACAGTACTATTACTACCACTAGTCTACTTCAGGAGTATATGATGAGTTCATTGTCTTCTACTACTACTGGAACTACTACTACTGGTGGTATCAGTACCTCTAGCACTAGTAGTACCACACCTGGGTTTcgtgatcatcatcatcataatcaCGACCCTTTCAATGGAGTCATTCTCAATAGTGATCCAAAAAAAGATGGCCAAGATCCTTCTCATCTCGGAAAAACCAACTCCACCGCGGCCGCGGAAAGCGGGGGTGGTGTTGGTGGTAATGGGAATCATAATGGGGAAGGTTTGACACGAGATTTCTTGGGTTTAAGACCACTTTCTCATACTGAGATGTTGAACATGGCTGCTCTTGGAAACACCATCAACATGTCCCATAATcctcaccaccaccaccaacaacaacaacaaaataatcAACCCCAGAAACCatggtaa